The Cucurbita pepo subsp. pepo cultivar mu-cu-16 chromosome LG08, ASM280686v2, whole genome shotgun sequence genome contains a region encoding:
- the LOC111801063 gene encoding protein MIZU-KUSSEI 1-like has translation MKMQHHLELNPLTRSTSTASTSSTTKMLQPSSTFNPPQMAIVPNPPSATSSHKSHSLSNRASSLLHSLFQFLLHRRNSLSLSLTLGLTLRRKLTGTLFGHRHGHVTFSLQLDPRAQPLSLLHLDISTTALLKEMSSGLLRIALEAHKLPGRAQPSKLLKQPKWTMYCNGRETGLALSRTCEPYDRHVLNTIRTVSVGAGVIPVLHDGSKGGACSELGELVYMRAEFERVVGSSDSEALFMINPDGNCGSELSIFLLRI, from the coding sequence ATGAAAATGCAACACCACCTTGAGCTCAATCCTCTGACCAGATCCACCAGCACCGCCAGTACAAGCAGCACCACAAAAATGCTACAACCCTCTTCCACCTTCAATCCTCCCCAGATGGCCATTGTTCCCAACCCTCCCTCCGCCACGTCCTCTCACAAATCCCATTCTCTATCCAATAGAGCCTCTTCCCTCCTCCACTCTCTCTTCCAATTCCTCTTACACCGCCgcaactctctctctctctctctcactctcggTCTCACTCTCCGCCGCAAGCTCACCGGCACCCTCTTCGGCCACCGCCACGGCCACGTCACCTTCTCCCTCCAGCTGGACCCACGTGCCCAACCCCTTTCGCTGCTCCATCTCGACATTTCCACCACCGCTCTCCTCAAGGAGATGTCGTCAGGCCTCCTCCGCATCGCCCTCGAAGCCCACAAACTCCCTGGCCGAGCCCAGCCCAGTAAGCTCCTCAAACAGCCCAAATGGACCATGTACTGCAACGGCAGGGAAACTGGCCTCGCCCTCTCACGCACCTGCGAGCCCTACGACCGCCACGTCTTGAACACTATCCGGACAGTGTCAGTCGGAGCCGGAGTCATTCCTGTCCTCCACGACGGAAGCAAAGGCGGCGCGTGCTCCGAACTCGGTGAATTGGTGTACATGAGAGCCGAGTTTGAACGTGTAGTTGGAAGCTCCGACTCAGAAGCTTTGTTCATGATTAATCCCGATGGAAATTGCGGCTCTgaattaagtatttttttgcttagaatatga
- the LOC111801196 gene encoding AP2-like ethylene-responsive transcription factor At2g41710 encodes MASSSSDPAFKHEPGASCAAAAGGGTPESSEVVMANDQLLLYRGFKKAKKERGCTAKERISKMPPCAAGQRSSIYRGVTRHRWTGRYEAHLWDKSTWNQNQNKKGKQVYLGAYDEEEAAARAYDLAALKYWGPGTLINFPVTDYTRDLEEMQTVSREEYLASLRRKSSGFSRGISKYRGLSSPFGRMPGLDCVNSIIYGAGDDQATVSEFIHNFCIERKIDLTSYIKWWGPNKNRTSSVGSKLSEEDKHSSVGEVDSELKALGQTTCPTEPYEMPCLGTLHGVKKVASKVSALSILSRSAAYKSLQQKALKLEEINNENDENENKNSVNKIDHGKAVETHASHGGDPSEKYGVAFGASGGLPLQRNMFPLTPFLTAPLLSSYNTVDPLGDPIHWTSLVSVLPTGLSRTAEVTKTETSSTYTLFRPEE; translated from the exons ATGGCTTCCTCGTCATCTGATCCTGCCTTCAAACACGAACCCGGTGCTTCTTGCGCTGCTGCTGCTGGAGGAGGAACCCCGGAGTCTTCCGAGGTTGTAATGGCGAACGATCAGCTTTTACTTTACAGAGGATTCAAGAAAGCCAAGAAAGAACGAGGTTGCACTGCCAAAGAGCGCATCAGTAAAATGCCTCCATGTGCTGCTGGGCAAAGGAGTTCCATATACCGCGGAGTCACTAG ACATAGATGGACTGGTCGTTATGAAGCTCATCTTTGGGATAAAAGTACCTGGAACCAGAACCAGAACAAGAAGGGAAAGCAAG TGTATCTGG GAGCATATGATGAAGAAGAGGCAGCTGCTAGGGCATACGATTTGGCAGCCTTAAAATATTGGGGTCCTGGGACTCTTATTAATTTTCCA GTGACTGATTATACTAGGGACCTTGAAGAAATGCAGACTGTTTCAAGAGAGGAATATCTTGCGTCTCTAAGAAG AAAGAGCAGTGGATTCTCCAGGGGAATATCTAAATATCGTGGTCTCTCGAG TCCGTTCGGTCGTATGCCAGGCCTGGATTGTGTCAACAGCATAATTTATG GTGCCGGGGATGATCAAGCAACAGTAAGCGAATTCATCCACAACTTCTGCATTGAAAGGAAGATCGACTTAACAAGTTACATTAAGTGGTGGGGGCCCAACAAAAATCGAACGTCTAGTGTTGGATCGAAGTTGTCAGAAGAAGACAAACATAGTAGCGTTGGAGAAGTAGACAGTGAACTCAAAGCTCTTGGACAGACCACCTGTCCCACAGAGCCATATGAGATGCCCTGTTTGGGTACATTACATGGGGTAAAGAAGGTTGCTTCGAAGGTCTCTGCTTTAAGTATTTTGTCACGGTCAGCAGCCTACAAGAGTTTGCAGCAGAAAGCTTTGAAATTAGAGGAAATTAACAATGAGAATGATGAGaacgaaaataaaaacagtGTCAACAAGATAGATCATGGGAAAGCTGTTGAAACACATGCAAGTCATGGAGGTGATCCCAGTGAGAAATATGGGGTTGCTTTTGGAGCAAGTGGTGGATTGCCACTTCAGAGAAATATGTTCCCCTTGACTCCATTCTTAACTGCACCTCTTCTTAGCAGTTACAACACTGTTGATCCCTTGGGAGATCCGATTCATTGGACATCGCTCGTTTCTGTTCTTCCTACTGGACTTTCTCGTACTGCCGAG GTTACAAAGACTGAAACCTCTTCAACTTACACTTTGTTTCGACCGGAGGAATAA
- the LOC111800108 gene encoding uncharacterized protein LOC111800108, protein MKQKYQDSTRVKRAHLQALRKEFDMLHMKAGESVNVYFAWTLSIANKMKLNGENKEDVELVEKILRSMTPKFDYIVCSIEEFKDTTILTIDELQSSLLVHEQRMSSHVEEEHALKITHGEQSGGRGQSKEKEANYAETQEEMLLTTYVNMNKANREDVLFLDSGCSNHMCGKKEYFSDFDGSFRDSVKLGNNSSMVVTGKGNVRLQVN, encoded by the exons ATGAAGCAGAAATATCAAGATTCGACACGGGTAAAGCGTGCACATTTGCAAGCTCTTAGGAAGGAGTTTGATATGCTTCACATGAAGGCAGGAGAATCTGTGAATGTGTATTTTGCTTGGACCCTTAGCATAGCCAATAAGATGAAACTAAATGGTGAGAACAAAGAAGATGTTGAATTAGTTGAAAAAATTCTAAGATCTATGACtcccaagtttgattataTTGTGTGTTCGATTGAGGAGTTCAAGGATACAACCATCTTAACCATTGATGAGTTGCAAAGCAGCCTGCTTGTGCATGAACAACGCATGAGTTCTcatgttgaagaagaacacGCTTTAAAGATCACTCATGGTGAACAATCTGGAGGAAGGGGTCAAAG CAAGGAGAAGGAGGCAAACTACGCAGAGACTCAAGAAGAGATGTTGCTGACGACTTACGTGAATATGAATAAGGCCAATAGAGAAGATGTGTTGTTCCTTGACTCGGGATGTAGCAATCATATGTGTGGGaagaaggaatatttttcagattttgatGGAAGTTTCAGAGATTCGGTGAAGCTGGGCAACAACTCAAGCATGGTTGTAACAGGAAAAGGTAATGTACGGCTGCAAGTGAATTGA